The DNA sequence tcctcttctgactattattaattcctcattgtcattaggatatgtccccaaaaccttcaaactggctgctattaagcctctcatcaaaaaaacacaacttgatcccaaagaactagttaattatagaccaatctcgaatctcccttttctgtccaagatactagaaaaggtggtatcctcacaattatattccttcttagagaaaaatggtatatgtgaggatttccattcaggatttagaccgtatcagagtactgagactgctctccttagagttacaaatgatctgctcttatcatcagcacaagaccacaggaaccagaccACTCCTCTGCTCAGTCTGAATTAAACCACGtcatgctggtttcgtctggtcagaggagaactggcccccaactgagcctggtttctcccaaggtttttttctccattctgtcaccgatggagtttcggttccttgccgctgtcgcctctggcttgcttagttggggacacttcatctacagcgatatcgttgacttgattgcaaataaatgcacagacactatttaactgaacagagatgacatcactgaatccaatgatgaactgcctttaactatcattctgcattattgacacactgttttcctaatgaatgttgttcagttgctttgacgcaatgtatttggtttaaagcgctatataaataaaggtgacttgacttaaagagtgaactagaataatcaaatgtcagaaaaaTAAGAAACAGACAACAAACCAATTTGCCTTTCAACCTAAATTTGAGGTCATACTAAAATAGAGTCATATTAGAATCGATCTTAAAATTTAACAACTTTGCACGCTGAAAAGACAGAACACACAAACTTTAAATCACTGGTTACCTTCCTTGGACCAAGCGTGTGGGCCTTACACGGTCATAGCCAGTTTTACGGCTCTTCAGTAACGGATCAAGACACAGATATTTCCGATTATCCTTCAACTGCAGAGAAATTCACATTTTTCAGTTGCAGAAACCAagtactaaagaaaaaaaaaaaggcagagtaTTGTTTTCATAAGGTCTtgactttttaaaactatataaacattCCCTTTACTATTTTTTTCACTACTTAAGCAGCTATTTTAACTGTTGATTGTTACTGTTGTGTATAATGCAATGTTGTATGCAAGCAATGCCAATAAGTTACATTTGAATTGAAAAGTTATAAGGCTATGTGAAAGGAGTCCGTTAGCCAAAACAGGAAAGATATAGGCATGACAAGATTAACTTAAAACTAACACATAAAATTTAATGAGGCACAGTTAAAAGTGAACTTGACATAAAAGGCCTTTTCAAACACCTCGTGTTCGGTCCATGTCTCTCTCAGCTGGGCATCAGGAGTCCAGCTCGAGTCCAGTCGGCCGTCACGATGCTCGCAGTGATAGCAGACACCGTGAGCAGCACGAGGCTGTGATCACAGCGCCAGCTCGAGTTACAGTAAGGACGGCCGCAGCAGGAGTACGTGAAGCTAATGTTGTTCCCGCGGATCATTTGACTGCTGGATCGGACACAGTCTCTCTGCGACATGCAGCCTTTGGAGAACAGAACGGGTGCATGTCCGAACCGGCCGTGGGCAGTGAAGCAGAGCTCCTGCGGGCGGCACTCAGACAGAATGTGCCTGCAGCTCCTGTTGAAGGACGTCTGAGGACAGTAGTAACAGTAGAGGTTTTCACACAGGACAGCAGGATGATAGAGACACAGAACCAGGAGCACAAGAACTGGAATCCAGCAGTGACCAGCTTTAGAGATCACCATAAAGTCCATTACGTTCAATAAAACCCACATCACTGGACTGCAGCAAACAGCTTTTCAGGAGGAAGTTTAAGCATGATTTTAATGACACGCTTCTTTAAAGCAGGTGTGAGCTGTTGCCTTAATGACCTTAATTAACCAATCAGCTCAATCACACTGCATGCTGGTTATTGTGCTGTCTATCCTAATGTGATGGAGGCATCTCAagcaggggcctgtaccatgatgctAGCTGAACAAATTCTATAGGATAGAATATAGTTATAGGTTAGAGTTAataggattagttttgagttgacaaaaccaaacctctccaatccggctttattggtaccatgatgctgatcatcaactttctttgtcaactgaTGCTTTGATCCTAAGTTTGTGGAGcgcgtgcacatgaatgtgtgacatcactggcgaactgccaatcacgagccttgcaatacaaagcaagtttgatttacttctctcgagagacccagcgagattcaaaactaaaggttatgctaaaggttaagagattgaagaatatgacaaatttaaatgtcatatgaaaaatgaaggaggacaaataaaataaataatcttgctctatcagtgcagtgacaagtgaaacttgttaacttagtttatacatttgaaaatataaagtGATAGAGACTCGAAAAAGTATGGTCAGATGTATGGTCTTGCTAGCCAGCTAATCTAGCTTCATGGAACAGGCCCCTGGTCTCACTGATGGCTGATTTCTGAAATCAAGTCTTTATTCAACTACACATGAAAGAAAACCAAGCACATTTTGACAGACGTAGATTGAGTCAAGATGTTAGATGTCTCAAGTCTGTTCTCTGGACATTGATTCCCATTTATTTCCATCAGGTCGAGTTGTAAAACCAACAGTGTAACTATTTAGAAACTACCTAAGTacgacgttggattttggttgaggATGAAAGTCAGGTTGACATCAGTATTTGACGTTGTTTTAATATTGGCTAAATATTGGATTTTGATTACTTTACAACAACCTAAAAGCAACAAAATATCAACATCAGCTGATATTGGTATTGGACATCAAATTAACATTAGACATTGGACTGACATTACATTTTGGTCACCTGATATCACAACCATAATTTAACCAAATATCAATGTCTTATGACGATGTGTGCCTACTGGAGAGGTTCTCAGCTCTGGCCCTTGAGCTCCTGCAGAGTAtagaagaatcagaatcagaataggCTTTATTGctaggtatgtttacacatacaaggaatttgttttagtgacagtaGCTCCAcagattcgctcagcagtccggactaccctctgtagtcttctgaggtcagatttagaagctgagctgaaccagacagttactgaagtgcagaggatggattcgatgatggtggagtagaactgtttcagcagatcctgtggcaggttaaacttcctcagctggtgaaggaagtacaacctctgctgggcctttttcacaatggagtcaatgtgaatgtcccacttcaggtcctgagagatagtggtgcccaggaacctgaatgactccactgcagtcacagtgctgttcatgatggtgagtggggggagtgcaggggggtttctcctgaagtccatgatcatctccactgttttgagtgtgttaagctccaggttgttgagactgcaccagacagccagctctttaacctcctgtctgtaagcagactcgtcaccgtcctgaatgaggccgatgagtgtggtgtcatctgcaaacttcagcagcttgacagaggggtccttagatgtgcagtcattagtgtacagggagaagagcagtggggagaggacacagccctggggagctccggtgctgattgtacgggtgctggatgtgtattttcccagcctcactagctgctgcctgtctgtcaggaagcttttgatccactgacagacggaggtgggcacggagagctgagttagtttgggcaggaggagctTTGGGATTAGATtcgattcaactttattgtcattgcacatgtaaggtacaaagcaacaaaatgcagttagcatctaaccagaagtgcaataagcagtaagtacaggatGTACAGTGgctacaatatgttacaaatgtacaataaatatacagataaggcagtACTCTGGACATAATTCacagattttttaaatactatcagcatgatatacagataggtgtacaatgaacatactatacagatggattatacTACAAGCAGAAACTATCATTTACACTATTGtaatggacatttaaaaaaactgcAAATGGATCATTCAGTATTCtgggatgaacagacagtagttcAAGCAATAACaagtgaactgttttttttttttttgtaaaccggATGTAGTGTTGAGGAGGGGTTAGGagtgtttggggggggggtgtcagagggcagtattcagtaaggagacagctgtagggaaaacgctcctgaatctgctggtccttgtctggaggctcctgaagcgtctcccggagggcaggaggttaaacagtctatggtcagggtgagaggagtccttaagaatgctgcAAGTTTGACGTAGACAgcatttcctctggatgtcctcaatagtAGGAAGTGGTGTtcctgtgatgcgttgggcagttttcaccaccctctgcagtgccttgcggtcagcaactgagcagttcccacaccagactgtgatgcaactggtcaggatgctctcgattgCACACCGGTCGgtaaaagttcaccaggatggcttgagacagctggttcttcttcagtgtcctgaggaagaagaggcactggtgagccttcttgaccaggccgGAGGTGTGTGTGGTCCAGGAAACGTCCTccaagatggtggttcccaggaacttgaagctggagacatgttcaacaaccatcccattaatgtggatggggtcatgcgtgcttcctttcctcttcctgaagtccacaatgagctcctttgtcttgctGGTGTtgaggagcaggttattgtcagtgcAACATGTGGATGATAGTGATAGTGTTAAAAGCcaagctgaagtccacaatcaggaTCCTCACATATgtccctggtctgtctagatgttgcaggatgtaatgcagtcccatgttgtctgtcatccacagacctgttcgctctgtaggcaaactggaGGGGGTCCAGAAAAGGTCCAGTAATGTCCATCAGATAAGCAAAAATTAgtctttcaaatgacttcatgaccacagacgttagagccacatgTCTGTAGTTATGAAGTccagtaattttggatttctttgggatggggatgatggtggagtgttTGAAGCATGAATGGACatagctccagtgatctgttgaagatctgtgtgaagatggggaccagctggtcagcacaggatttcagacaggctgtgtaacacaatctgggcctggtgccttTCTTCTCTTGTTCTTTCTGAAGACCTGACGCACGTTATCTTCACTGATTTGGAGTGCTGGAGCGGGGTTACAGGAGGTGTGAATGATGTTTTTCAGATTGTCTGCCAGTTGTTGAcagggatggtgtcttgtagttggtgatcTCTTTCAGACCTTTCGCAGAACTCTTAACGGGAGTCTTTTtttaacttcactaaacaaatgtgcatgTGCCACGCAgtccagcaaaagataaagatgctaACATGTAGgccaagtagaaaatgtatctgtatctaagttgattattagcctgctcttgacagagaactggtttggtttttgagagacggAGACGCGCAATGCGGCTGTTTGATTCGTGAGTGtgctgtgcttattccattcattcttatcatatcgtagcctaatgtttaaatcattgccttttaaatatatacaaataatagaacgtgtatgatgtattattacagGTAAAACTACTCTagcaaagctctgatttctgagagatgcaagGAGAGGAATAGCAATGCAGTGTTTGATTTGCGGtcttttcactcataaagtttacattcattctctTCACACttgtgactttagaggtctgtgtataatattgcacTGATCCCCTGactcaactgttatctagcaaacaccggACTGTGTCAGCTTCAGCAGAGTAATCAGGCAGAATAATTCCTTGTccgttattcatttttgaagccattatccgtgccatacattacatattttatttttacatgcaacatagataaggtaatagaaagtaacagctccacacaatattgtaatcctaaaattcacgtcgtacttgcaaactctttttatgcattatggttaatgcatgctcgagtagtcACTTTGTCCAACAGTgatcgactagtctatgcaagccctagtacagtatgacaaaaattttgctgtatttatgtgcgcatgcccagtagagaCAAACGTTTCCCTTCTAGCCTTAACCATGCATTtgtcatatcccgagctttgcgtgtgtgtgtgcactgttccaaggcatcagtcattttaatttttgaccacagacataatgtcagcaacagcattataaagtaaataaaatgtaaataaagtacataaaaataatttgaccctacagctccaaactcggttctagagggccagtgtcctttagagtttagctccaaccctataTACACACTTGAACCATCTAATCAAGCTCTAACTATacacactagaaacttccagatgtattaaggccagttggagctaaactctgcagggcattggcgctccaggatctagtttggagacccctgtcctgcagagttgttactttgcacatgctttttgatcattacaaacagggtgcgatttgtgaaaaaaacagaatgttgttttgaaacattttaattcataaaaataaatcatgagaacatgaactatatGGCGTCATGcgcaaattagcatatttatgacataAGTGCAtagtattgtattgcctccctatgctcacatactgcaatttaatttagccatttaatttaattctcaataaaacagtttttattactatattttaatgtttatgtagacaatggaatgaatattacaatgactgaaacccggtccattaagactacataaccagctctcaaacatgaATCTgctctaatgaaatcaaatacacatacgacaaagtcagtggttgtgctgtgactgatgtcggctatacttgcttgtaaaatagagttagaagcaacagaatagtAATacttttactgaaagtgctgttcCTCTATGCGTTCGCTGAACACcgcagaagcagagagagaggctcgcgctcgtgcggcagcaccagagagtctcagagactaaataatgattatCCAAAaagtcgctagtcgcttttttgggaAAAAAGACGCTAAATCTAGCGACGAAGTCGCCAAGTTAGCAACTCTGCCCAGCAGaaccggcttcaaccgtctcgcaagtgttgataggctattactcatgaggtgtaaccaatcagatagcgctgTGGGCGGGACATtgcaatagtatgttcctgcacaaccggaggctgcagtttcaggaccgcagatctaggaccgcagttctaggaccctagttttttgtgacagcgccacctaccgtactggacaATATGGcgatggctgcagtttcaggaccgcagttctagtaccctgtcggtttagtttgcagtcacgttactttgtatatagcatcaatataataatctcagtagtatttgtttttaaatgtgatttttgattcaaaatgcagcagaggttaattactaagtgtgctttgagtcacaattttaaatgtaaacatgaatttacacaaaatataaatgaaatatcaattttgtaaaattgatgtaaaacaattgtaaaaaatgaagaaccttaaaagtcttagtctcttgaattgtacagtatattgattaacctccttaaggtgaattagctcattatcaggcaagttaaagttggaatcagtgtatggagtcactaaattacagctgatattttaaaagttgttgagaggcaagacaagacacaagaatgattcaagaatgtttatttatatatatatatatatatatatatatacagtacagaccaaaagtttggaaacattactatttttaatgtttttgaaagaagtttcttctgctcatcaagcctgcatttatttgatcaaaaatacagaaaaaaatgtaatgttgtgatatattattaaattattaaaataattgtttttaaatttattatactttaaattatcacttatttctgtgatgcaaagctgaatttttaggatcattatcacatgatcctttagaaatcattctaatatgatgattcattatcaaagttggaaacagttctgctgcttcatgtttgttcagaacatgtgatacttttttaggatgctttgacgaataaaaaaaaaaaaaaaaaaaaaaacaagctatgtttttaaaatataaatattttgtaataacaatatacactactagtcagtaatttggggtcagtaattttttttctttattctttttaaataaaatcaatacttttattcagcaaggatgtgttaaattgataaaaagttatagtaaagaaaatatattattagaatatatattgttagaatttttttttattttgaataaatgcagttcttttaaaccttttattgatcaaatatatgagacagcagaagtgtttccaacactcataataaatcagaatattagaatgatttctaaaggatcatgtgatagactgatgttacatgtgacactgaaggctggaggaatgatgctgaaaattcagcttggcatcacaggaataaattatttttttaagtatattcaaatagaaaactattattttaagttgtaataatatttcacaatattaatttttttctgtatttttgatcaaataaatgcaggcttgatgagcagaagaaacttctttcaaaaacatttaaaaaagtaatgtttccaaacttttggtcggtactgtatatatgtcatttttgcgacaacatcacaacagcaccaaagcgaaccccttttccatcagttgctgcacGGATAGAAcggctgtaggcttcaactctagagaaagagagagcgagagacagagagagagaaataagaaacatttgtttaacatattcaactggaatattatatatatatatatatatatatatatgaaaagtgaaagtccttgcagcatgtgttgcatctcttcaattcgggcagggatctccctttttggatttttatatgtatcttgaataagagagagcctacttgttagaatattttgagatcatgaaaatatccctagtgccttttttaatcatctgtcctacaatgagcctaaccagatccataaaatcacttcatattggccatgcagaacatgacagaaactaacacatgatatcaatggactgtatgtggagtagacctgcagattaggccaaattgtaacaagctattaacACTGCCAAACCCCTCATTCATCATTGCTAAACAATGgcaaaacaacaggctaacacatactgcaactagacattcagtgcagtttaattatgaaagatattttatacataaatatggtaaaacaacgacTAATAAGCCAGTATTCACACCAATACATTAATCcaatacattgaccagaaaggggaaatcccacgcatcccccccggcaaatcgcaccctgattacaaataataatgtaattttatgttgaagattttatgtaattttaataaaattttcttaaaataggagatatccttttttttctgccatttggactcggtcttgacttggactagACTACAGCTCTAATGAATCGAGAACCACTGCCTGAAACCAGTAGAGAAGGGTGCATCATGTAAAAGTAGACAATGAAAAcatgctttatttattcatttttacaaatgttCAACAGTTTCCAGACTGAAAACCAGTTTGAGTGAAAAAAGGACAGTCCATCACAGCCAGTCTGAGCTGGTATTAATAAAATCCTCATCATACTAATACAAGCAATCATGTGCACGTGCTCAggacagctctgtgtgtgtgtgtgtgtgtgtgtgtgtgtgtgtgagagagatgtcAGTCCTCAGGACAGGTGTCCCCTGCCGGACTGATGGGAGCCCCGGTCAGCTGCTGGAGGAGGTTCTCCGCTTTAGCAGTGTTGCAGAGATCGCGGCAGCAGCACGTGTAGGTGATTTCATATTCAATGCCTTTATGTGTGAGAGTCTGGTTCGAAGCGCAGAGCTCCGGGGACGCGCAGCCCTGGACGGCGAGCACGTGCACGCGCCCGTAACGCCTCCAGCCCGTAGAGCAGCGCTCGTGCGCGTGGCACTCAGTGGTGATGTTGCAGCGCGTCCCCGCGGCCTGCAGGGGGCAGTAATGACACTCCAGCGCGAGCACGCCGAGCAGACACAGCGCGAGCACAGCGGAcctgtgagagacacacacacacacaacagcagtgACATGATCTGCGATCAGACTGATGCATGTGAAAAAGTGTTTGCTGCTAATTTACAACTAAATGCTTAAAGAAATGCTGAATGACTGGCTTGTGAAGGTTTGATTAGAATGAGATTGACCATTCACCTGCTGAGAGCCGCACAGTCTGCCTCCATCACTGCTGGATGAGAGCTGATCAATGACCTCCAGCTTCTCTGTAATCAGCTTCATTAACAATCAGGGAACCAGCTGCAGCCAATCGGAAATCTCCTTGCTGGGTCGTTGGCTTCACTCCCAAATGTTTTTTATTAGAGTATATTTTACACTAATAATACAAAAAAGTTTGTAATGCAGGCagaataattaaaagaaataaaagatgaaGAGCAGAAGATCATGCAATTAAAATACACTAATCATACAACTAATTAACATGAATATAGTGAATAAGATTCAGGAAAATCATCTGttcttaaagacatttttattggCAGTGTAAAATAAGTTTCAGTATTTTATTGAAATGAAAGCaataaataatactgtgataaaGAGAGTTCATAAGTACTTAGACTGTACATTATTTCTATTACAGGACCAgaagatttatttaaataaaggacAATGAAAAGATAGTAACATGACTTTAATTGTACATAAGTgactaaatgttaaaaaaaaaaaaaaaaaaaagagcgactGGGATATGATTCCAGCCTGCGCTTCtgatttcatccaaaaattacaatttacttCCAACATAAAAGGCTGATACATATTAAAAAGGTCTCTGAAAACAACAGGACTGGGCTAGAAATATAAGGCTTCATTACAGTGAtacgatacacacacacacacacacacacacacacacacagggatcgAGCGGTCAGGCCACCGGAGGATTGGTCCAtctgagagaaacacacacacacacacacacacacacacacacacacacacagagtcagtctctctctctctctctctctctctcacacacacacacacacacacacacacacagtcagtctctctgtatctctctcacacacacacacacacacacacacacagtcagtctctctgtatctctctcacacacacatctaaCGCAGCACCAGGGAATGGATAAACAGTGACTTTAAGTCAAACAGATGCTAGAAAAACCTGGCATCAACATCACATCTGTAGAAAGATGTATTCAAAATAGCCctcataattattataaattatggcTTATCCAAGGGTTTGATTTGGTATCAGAGGATATAAAACAGGTTCCAACCCTGATATTCACACCACACCACTGATTCAGACCACTTTCTCACTATCAACAGGAGAAAACTGATGAAGAGAAGAGCCAAGTTAAGAAACCACACCGAGGTCTTTTAGCCGGATTAAGTTACACAAAAGGAAtaagcagctgataaaaatacTCAGAGAATAATA is a window from the Carassius carassius chromosome 13, fCarCar2.1, whole genome shotgun sequence genome containing:
- the bncr gene encoding protein Bouncer; protein product: MWVLLNVMDFMVISKAGHCWIPVLVLLVLCLYHPAVLCENLYCYYCPQTSFNRSCRHILSECRPQELCFTAHGRFGHAPVLFSKGCMSQRDCVRSSSQMIRGNNISFTYSCCGRPYCNSSWRCDHSLVLLTVSAITASIVTADWTRAGLLMPS
- the LOC132155797 gene encoding protein Bouncer-like produces the protein MEADCAALSRSAVLALCLLGVLALECHYCPLQAAGTRCNITTECHAHERCSTGWRRYGRVHVLAVQGCASPELCASNQTLTHKGIEYEITYTCCCRDLCNTAKAENLLQQLTGAPISPAGDTCPED